The following coding sequences lie in one Pontibacter sp. G13 genomic window:
- a CDS encoding cytochrome c biogenesis protein CcdA — protein MIRHLKFLFSTLLVAVFAASYGQGVPDAVNMTYSIEPAGALEVGQEATLIIQADIDKGYHMYGAIQKEEAQMVAATFHLEDATGVELVGKFYDEGHKETVFDDVFEFEITTYHDHVVYKQKIKVTAENAQLKGYMRLQVCDDSRCVPGTFDVDQAIETKVAQQAAPTSPAATERQPEPEQVATPTPKQRTDDELLSSIHWTTTVEDSENLKMGDQVTLVFSAKIDNGFHVYSSIPPKKPMGLPTTFNLNGRSKGVKVIGKLEEIGTPIREKDEIWGTNEEVTLFQNKVTFRQVIEITEEAPVLDGYLSYQVCDETKCTKGKVELFVEFKSEATTAPASAEAGAETPTNGGEKKEDTLGGMIVLAIVLGFGSLLTPCVFPMIPFTISFFTKQSGSRAKGIRNAIIYGLSIIVIYTGLTTILVVLFGAPVIQEIANSPTFNVFFFVVLVIFALSFLGMFEIALPSSWSTSISKGSDRGGLIGIFLLALGLVVTSFSCTGPIVASVLGTAATTGEVAVPILVMLAYSASMAIPFMLLAIFPSLLKSMPKSGGWMNSLKVVLGFGELALALIYLSRADLVMHWGLLDREIFIGAWIVIFSMVGLYLLGKIRLPHDYTEVEQLPVPRLILSMISFWFVLYLVPGLWGAPLKMLGGFFPSGTQDIGVLINQDQLALIQGSGGAKGSQHDICNYPDKVNGHLSKDTPLGFCAFYDLEQGLEYAKKVNKPVFLDFTGHTCSNCRHLEKSVWPDPAIKQMITEEYVLISLYTDDREKLPKKLTTAAGKKLRTVGDKWINFQFEQYGNNSQPYYVLMDHDKSNLIDPTGYDGVSDEIYFRDFFKRGLEEFKRRHP, from the coding sequence ATGATCCGACATTTGAAATTTCTGTTCTCAACGCTTTTGGTTGCGGTATTTGCCGCCTCCTATGGGCAAGGAGTTCCAGATGCTGTAAACATGACCTATTCCATTGAGCCCGCTGGAGCGCTGGAAGTAGGACAAGAAGCCACCCTCATCATCCAAGCTGATATCGATAAAGGGTATCACATGTATGGCGCCATTCAAAAGGAAGAAGCACAGATGGTTGCGGCTACCTTTCACCTTGAAGATGCAACTGGGGTTGAACTGGTAGGAAAATTTTATGATGAAGGACACAAGGAAACGGTCTTTGACGATGTCTTCGAATTTGAGATAACCACGTATCACGATCATGTCGTCTATAAGCAGAAGATCAAGGTAACAGCTGAAAACGCCCAATTGAAAGGGTATATGCGTTTGCAGGTCTGTGATGACTCAAGATGTGTACCGGGGACTTTCGATGTCGACCAAGCCATCGAAACCAAGGTCGCCCAGCAAGCCGCACCCACTTCCCCAGCCGCAACTGAGCGCCAACCGGAGCCTGAGCAAGTAGCCACTCCTACCCCCAAGCAGCGTACAGATGACGAATTACTCTCCTCGATTCATTGGACGACCACGGTTGAGGACTCAGAGAATCTGAAGATGGGTGATCAGGTAACGCTGGTTTTCTCCGCAAAAATCGACAATGGATTCCACGTCTATTCTTCCATTCCGCCCAAGAAACCCATGGGCCTTCCGACTACCTTCAACCTCAATGGCCGGTCCAAAGGCGTGAAAGTCATCGGCAAGCTGGAAGAAATTGGGACCCCCATTCGTGAAAAAGACGAGATCTGGGGTACCAACGAAGAAGTCACCCTGTTCCAAAATAAGGTGACCTTCAGGCAGGTAATCGAGATCACCGAGGAAGCACCTGTGCTCGATGGCTACTTGTCCTACCAAGTCTGCGATGAAACGAAATGCACCAAAGGCAAGGTGGAGTTGTTTGTGGAGTTCAAGTCCGAGGCAACAACAGCTCCCGCATCGGCCGAAGCCGGTGCCGAAACGCCCACGAATGGCGGAGAAAAGAAAGAAGATACCCTAGGGGGAATGATCGTATTGGCCATTGTGCTAGGATTCGGTTCCTTGCTGACCCCCTGTGTATTCCCGATGATTCCGTTTACCATCTCCTTCTTCACGAAACAGAGCGGGAGCCGAGCCAAAGGAATTCGGAATGCGATCATCTACGGCCTGTCCATCATCGTCATCTACACGGGATTGACGACGATTTTGGTCGTCCTATTCGGGGCTCCAGTCATTCAGGAGATCGCCAATAGCCCGACCTTCAATGTATTCTTCTTCGTGGTATTGGTCATTTTCGCACTTTCCTTCCTGGGAATGTTCGAGATTGCCCTGCCGTCTTCTTGGTCTACTTCCATCTCCAAAGGAAGTGATCGAGGTGGATTGATCGGAATTTTCCTCTTGGCCCTTGGATTGGTCGTTACTTCCTTCTCTTGTACCGGACCGATTGTCGCGAGTGTGTTGGGAACTGCCGCAACTACGGGAGAGGTCGCTGTGCCGATCTTGGTGATGCTGGCATATTCTGCTTCGATGGCGATTCCATTCATGCTCTTGGCGATTTTCCCATCTCTGCTGAAATCCATGCCCAAGTCTGGAGGATGGATGAATTCACTGAAAGTAGTATTGGGCTTCGGAGAATTGGCCCTCGCACTGATCTACCTCAGCCGTGCGGATCTGGTTATGCACTGGGGATTGCTCGATCGCGAAATCTTCATCGGAGCTTGGATCGTGATTTTCTCCATGGTAGGCTTGTACTTGCTCGGCAAGATTCGTCTGCCACATGACTACACCGAAGTTGAGCAGCTTCCTGTACCGCGCTTGATCTTGTCCATGATCTCCTTCTGGTTTGTGTTGTATCTCGTACCCGGTCTTTGGGGAGCCCCCTTGAAGATGTTGGGCGGATTCTTCCCGTCCGGAACTCAGGATATTGGGGTTTTGATCAACCAAGATCAACTGGCCCTGATCCAAGGAAGCGGCGGTGCCAAAGGTTCACAACATGACATCTGCAATTATCCAGACAAGGTCAATGGCCACTTGTCCAAAGATACCCCGCTCGGATTCTGTGCATTCTATGACTTGGAACAAGGGCTCGAATATGCCAAGAAAGTCAACAAGCCCGTATTCTTGGACTTCACGGGGCATACTTGTAGCAATTGCCGCCATCTCGAAAAATCCGTTTGGCCAGATCCAGCGATCAAACAAATGATCACCGAGGAGTATGTACTGATTTCGCTCTACACGGATGATCGCGAGAAATTGCCCAAAAAGCTCACCACTGCCGCTGGTAAAAAACTGAGAACAGTCGGAGACAAATGGATCAATTTCCAATTTGAGCAATATGGCAACAATTCCCAGCCGTACTATGTGCTGATGGATCATGACAAATCCAACTTGATTGATCCAACAGGGTATGATGGGGTTTCTGACGAGATCTACTTCCGCGACTTCTTCAAGCGTGGATTGGAGGAATTCAAACGCCGCCATCCTTAG
- a CDS encoding protein-disulfide reductase DsbD domain-containing protein, producing MIRTLKTLSTLLVAVFAVLQVSAQGMSNAAISHELTPEAGLQPGQQALLKITMKLEPGYHVYSANQVEDAEMMATTFQLDEEASGIELLGSLTDKGEKETEFDDVFGFNLSFYHKEVVFYQKVKVTSANPQLVGYMRYQVCDDSRCVPGTYDIEEAL from the coding sequence ATGATCCGAACCTTGAAAACCCTGTCCACGCTGCTGGTGGCCGTATTCGCGGTCTTGCAAGTAAGCGCCCAAGGGATGTCCAACGCGGCAATCTCTCACGAATTGACCCCCGAAGCGGGACTTCAGCCCGGCCAGCAAGCCTTGTTGAAGATCACAATGAAGCTGGAGCCTGGCTATCACGTGTATTCTGCCAATCAGGTGGAAGATGCCGAGATGATGGCGACTACCTTCCAGTTGGATGAGGAAGCGAGCGGAATCGAATTGCTGGGGAGCTTGACGGATAAAGGAGAGAAGGAAACCGAATTCGATGATGTGTTTGGCTTCAACTTGTCCTTCTACCACAAGGAAGTGGTGTTCTACCAAAAGGTAAAGGTCACCTCTGCCAATCCCCAACTCGTGGGGTATATGCGCTATCAGGTATGCGACGACTCGCGGTGTGTGCCTGGGACCTATGACATCGAAGAAGCCCTTTAG
- the purQ gene encoding phosphoribosylformylglycinamidine synthase subunit PurQ, protein MKFGVITFPGSNCDHDLIYSLSKNLGQEVVHLWHKDTDLQGCDFVFLPGGFSYGDYLRSGAIARFSPIMDAVIAHANKGGYVMGICNGFQMLTEAGLLPGALLHNITTNFICKNVHIKPVSKSAKLTATLEDRPYLIPVAHGEGNYYCSQEDLKMLQDNDQILFQYCDEVGQVTEAANPNGSLMNIAGVTNAGKNVFGMMPHPERASDELLGNLDGKFLLETLVV, encoded by the coding sequence ATGAAATTTGGCGTCATTACTTTTCCTGGTAGTAACTGTGACCACGACTTGATCTACAGCCTGAGCAAGAACTTGGGACAAGAGGTCGTACATCTGTGGCACAAGGACACTGATTTGCAAGGATGTGACTTTGTCTTCTTGCCAGGAGGATTTTCATATGGAGATTACCTGCGGTCAGGTGCGATTGCCCGCTTTTCTCCCATCATGGATGCGGTGATTGCCCACGCAAACAAAGGTGGATATGTGATGGGAATCTGTAATGGATTCCAGATGTTGACTGAGGCAGGCTTGTTGCCCGGTGCTTTGTTGCACAACATCACCACCAACTTCATTTGCAAAAATGTCCACATCAAGCCCGTGAGCAAATCCGCCAAGCTGACTGCCACTCTGGAAGATCGCCCTTATTTGATCCCAGTAGCGCACGGCGAAGGCAATTACTATTGCTCCCAAGAGGATTTGAAAATGTTGCAGGACAATGACCAGATCTTGTTCCAATACTGTGACGAGGTAGGTCAGGTAACCGAAGCTGCGAATCCGAATGGTTCCTTGATGAACATCGCAGGCGTTACCAATGCCGGCAAAAATGTATTCGGCATGATGCCTCACCCAGAGCGTGCTTCCGACGAATTGCTCGGAAATCTGGATGGCAAATTCTTGTTGGAGACACTTGTCGTCTGA
- the pyrF gene encoding orotidine-5'-phosphate decarboxylase: MKPEALWSQIQAKKSFLCIGLDTAMDRIPKHLLELEDPIFEFNKQIIEATKDYAVAYKPNLAFYEALGPKGWESLRKTMELIPEEIFTIADAKRGDIGNTSRMYAKTFFETYNFDSVTVAPYMGRDSVAPFLEFEDKWVFLLALTSNPSAADFQYVDDNGQPLYQTVLQKAQGWEQELPGHVGFVVGATKAEKMQEVRKVAPESFLLVPGIGAQGGDLKAVLEFGKTQQGGLLINSSRGIIYAGEGEDFAAKAAEAAKALQVQMAEYV, from the coding sequence TTGAAACCTGAAGCACTCTGGAGTCAGATCCAAGCCAAAAAATCCTTTCTGTGTATCGGACTCGATACCGCAATGGACCGCATTCCCAAGCATTTGCTGGAGCTCGAAGACCCAATCTTCGAATTCAACAAGCAGATCATCGAAGCCACCAAAGACTATGCGGTGGCCTACAAACCCAACCTCGCTTTCTATGAAGCATTGGGCCCCAAAGGCTGGGAAAGTCTCCGCAAAACCATGGAGTTGATTCCAGAGGAGATCTTCACCATCGCAGATGCCAAACGCGGCGATATCGGCAACACCTCCCGGATGTATGCCAAGACGTTTTTCGAAACCTACAACTTCGATTCCGTCACGGTCGCTCCCTACATGGGGCGTGATTCGGTGGCTCCCTTTCTCGAATTTGAGGACAAATGGGTCTTCCTCCTCGCGCTGACCTCCAATCCCAGCGCTGCGGATTTCCAATACGTGGACGACAACGGCCAACCGCTCTACCAGACGGTCCTTCAAAAAGCCCAAGGCTGGGAGCAGGAATTGCCCGGACATGTGGGATTTGTGGTCGGCGCCACCAAAGCCGAAAAAATGCAGGAAGTCCGCAAGGTCGCGCCTGAGTCGTTTTTGCTCGTGCCCGGCATCGGTGCCCAAGGCGGAGACCTTAAAGCCGTTCTCGAATTTGGCAAAACTCAGCAAGGCGGTCTCCTGATCAATAGCAGCCGAGGCATTATCTACGCCGGCGAAGGAGAGGATTTTGCCGCCAAAGCCGCCGAAGCAGCCAAAGCCTTGCAAGTCCAGATGGCCGAATACGTGTAG